The Pyrococcus kukulkanii genome contains a region encoding:
- a CDS encoding coiled-coil protein has translation MQVKVDPEEIRRIKRELEALQEERRNIELKLQELQQELNTWIQKRDEKNAEVRRLREKAREFKAKRDEINAKIKELKKNREEINAKLDLLYQEALEYRTKRDEYRQLRRLKMPKDKIEERIEKLEWELQTNPNITPERERQIVDQIQVLATELEIIQQIERFNNKLQEVRKKIDQLKKARRAISLEIQQLANQSQQFHEQMIKTYQKADEVKKEADEYHQKVVELREKVREVRRQLRELDRKILEYDQKHKELIAYKLVARMLSKRDANFEKAVQALEKFKRGEKLTWDEILLLQRYNLV, from the coding sequence ATGCAAGTGAAAGTTGACCCAGAAGAGATTAGGAGAATCAAGCGCGAACTTGAGGCTCTACAAGAAGAGAGGAGGAACATAGAGCTTAAGCTACAGGAGCTACAGCAAGAGTTGAACACTTGGATTCAGAAGAGGGATGAAAAGAACGCGGAGGTCAGGAGGCTTAGGGAGAAGGCAAGGGAATTTAAAGCTAAGAGGGATGAGATAAACGCCAAGATCAAGGAGCTTAAGAAGAACAGGGAAGAGATAAATGCCAAGCTCGACCTTCTCTATCAGGAGGCCCTGGAGTATAGGACTAAGAGGGATGAATACAGGCAGTTGAGAAGGCTTAAGATGCCTAAAGATAAAATTGAGGAGAGAATTGAGAAGCTTGAGTGGGAGCTGCAGACTAATCCGAACATAACTCCCGAGAGGGAGAGGCAGATAGTTGATCAAATTCAAGTTTTAGCTACTGAGCTTGAGATCATTCAGCAGATTGAAAGGTTCAATAATAAGCTACAAGAGGTTAGGAAGAAGATAGATCAGCTCAAGAAGGCAAGGAGGGCTATAAGCTTAGAGATTCAGCAATTAGCTAATCAAAGCCAGCAGTTCCATGAGCAGATGATAAAGACTTACCAGAAGGCTGATGAAGTTAAGAAGGAGGCGGATGAGTACCATCAGAAGGTCGTTGAGCTAAGGGAGAAGGTAAGGGAGGTCAGGAGGCAGCTCAGGGAGCTAGACAGGAAGATACTCGAGTACGATCAGAAGCACAAGGAGCTTATAGCCTACAAGCTTGTTGCGAGGATGCTCTCGAAGAGAGATGCAAACTTCGAGAAGGCTGTTCAAGCTCTGGAGAAGTTCAAGCGTGGAGAGAAGCTTACCTGGGATGAGATACTGCTCCTTCAGAGGTACAATCTCGTGTGA
- a CDS encoding energy-coupling factor ABC transporter ATP-binding protein, producing the protein MIKFFDVWFWYKEGKPVLKSVSFEFSGGVLGIVGPNGSGKTTLTKMMNGLLKPKKGKVIVEGIDVKEKTVAEMSRVVGYVFQNPEGMFFEETVFKEVAFGPRNLGVSGKELEERVRWALKAVGLEGFEERNPFELSGGEKQRLAIACILAMKPKIIVLDEPTTGLDYRGIKSLEKVLLNLKREGHSIVLVTHDMEFLLRLADTVLLLDKGEIKFYGSVREFFNLDLRQYSLEVPEVLKIAKDVGIDFVRSEEELIRVVLG; encoded by the coding sequence ATGATAAAATTCTTCGATGTATGGTTCTGGTACAAGGAAGGAAAACCCGTGCTTAAATCGGTTAGCTTTGAGTTTTCCGGTGGAGTTCTTGGAATTGTAGGGCCCAACGGTAGCGGAAAGACGACGCTAACGAAGATGATGAACGGATTGCTGAAGCCCAAGAAGGGCAAAGTTATCGTAGAGGGAATAGACGTTAAGGAAAAAACAGTTGCCGAGATGAGCAGGGTTGTGGGGTATGTATTCCAAAACCCTGAAGGAATGTTCTTCGAGGAGACCGTTTTTAAGGAGGTCGCCTTCGGTCCCAGGAACCTTGGAGTTTCTGGAAAAGAGCTAGAGGAGAGAGTTAGATGGGCCCTAAAAGCCGTTGGGCTCGAGGGATTTGAGGAGAGGAACCCCTTCGAGCTCAGCGGAGGGGAGAAGCAGAGGCTCGCCATAGCATGCATTCTAGCTATGAAGCCCAAGATAATTGTTCTCGATGAACCAACAACCGGATTGGACTACAGAGGAATCAAGAGCCTAGAGAAAGTCCTGCTCAATTTAAAGAGGGAAGGCCACTCAATAGTTTTGGTTACACATGATATGGAGTTCCTCCTCAGGCTCGCCGATACCGTGTTACTGCTCGATAAAGGAGAGATTAAGTTTTACGGGAGCGTTAGAGAATTTTTCAACCTTGATCTAAGGCAGTACAGCTTAGAAGTGCCCGAAGTCCTAAAGATAGCCAAAGACGTTGGGATAGACTTCGTGAGATCAGAAGAAGAGCTGATAAGGGTGGTATTAGGATGA
- a CDS encoding energy-coupling factor transporter transmembrane component T family protein: MMFSLYLDKNSILHSLDPRVKIIGTAVFTAIGLMVKDPVYSPLIFVFTIIGLRILGKIEVKEQLKVLKPLIPVFVLTFISWPIIIDPWERGVLVGIAYTFRLMGITIMAFGLMMTTKQRDLIRGFTKLGLPYEIGLAVLIALRYVPTIYALAQNVMDAQKSRGLELEKGNFLERAKKMTAVIVPLLVLTIKTAHELAIAMESRAFGASRKRTYLVDLKMKPIDYVALAIILGVALLYLGTRLLL; encoded by the coding sequence ATGATGTTCTCCCTTTACCTCGATAAGAACTCGATACTACACTCACTTGATCCAAGGGTAAAGATTATTGGAACCGCCGTGTTCACGGCCATAGGACTCATGGTAAAGGATCCGGTGTACTCCCCCCTTATCTTTGTATTTACCATTATTGGCCTTAGAATCTTGGGAAAAATTGAAGTTAAGGAACAATTAAAGGTTTTAAAGCCACTAATTCCGGTTTTTGTGCTAACATTTATCAGCTGGCCGATCATCATAGACCCCTGGGAAAGGGGAGTTTTGGTAGGCATAGCATACACGTTCAGGCTAATGGGAATAACGATAATGGCCTTCGGCCTAATGATGACGACGAAGCAGAGAGACCTAATAAGGGGATTCACGAAGCTTGGACTTCCGTACGAGATAGGGCTAGCCGTTTTAATTGCCCTAAGGTACGTGCCGACGATATACGCCCTCGCCCAGAACGTTATGGACGCTCAAAAGAGCAGAGGGCTTGAGCTTGAGAAAGGGAACTTCCTTGAGAGGGCCAAAAAGATGACAGCAGTGATAGTTCCCCTTTTGGTTCTCACGATAAAGACTGCACATGAGCTCGCGATAGCCATGGAGAGCAGGGCATTTGGAGCTTCAAGGAAAAGGACATACTTGGTTGACCTTAAGATGAAGCCAATAGATTACGTGGCCCTGGCAATCATTCTTGGGGTTGCCCTCCTCTACTTGGGAACAAGGCTTCTTCTTTAA
- a CDS encoding DUF63 family protein: protein MFNLRDFLWNYFIRPMYTREGYNPINTVVYALIFGFAVIYTYKYIIKPLKIKVDERLFLAVTPMVIFGSTVRALVDGGVLKPNPWILTPGIFFTAFFLIVPVLFADVKLKTYPKLTIAWGAGLALYANYILFKNVKCWEPYELTLLHTAVSFGAVLAFYRFKPFDRLYLYPVLAHYFDIASTVVAIHFYNYMEVHWIERHLVSWFGAYAYYPWITIILVAVYYILKTMVPDEEERNYWYLAIYILGLGPAIRDPAQMILQIVCQ, encoded by the coding sequence ATGTTCAACCTTCGCGATTTCCTGTGGAACTACTTTATAAGGCCAATGTACACGAGGGAGGGATATAATCCGATAAACACTGTTGTTTATGCTTTAATCTTCGGCTTTGCCGTGATATACACGTACAAGTATATAATCAAACCCCTGAAGATAAAGGTTGATGAGAGGCTGTTTCTCGCCGTAACCCCAATGGTTATCTTCGGTTCCACCGTGAGGGCTTTGGTTGATGGAGGAGTATTGAAGCCAAACCCTTGGATTTTGACCCCAGGAATATTCTTCACGGCATTCTTCTTGATAGTCCCCGTTCTCTTTGCGGATGTCAAGCTGAAGACGTACCCAAAGCTCACGATAGCATGGGGTGCCGGACTGGCCCTCTATGCCAACTACATCCTCTTTAAGAATGTGAAGTGCTGGGAGCCCTACGAGCTAACCTTACTTCACACGGCTGTGAGCTTTGGAGCTGTTTTGGCATTTTACAGGTTTAAGCCCTTTGACAGGCTCTACTTGTATCCAGTTTTAGCTCACTACTTTGATATAGCATCAACGGTCGTTGCAATTCACTTTTATAACTACATGGAGGTTCACTGGATTGAGAGACACCTCGTCAGCTGGTTCGGGGCTTACGCTTACTATCCGTGGATAACCATAATACTCGTGGCCGTCTACTACATCCTTAAAACGATGGTTCCGGATGAGGAGGAGAGGAACTACTGGTACCTTGCCATATACATCCTGGGGCTTGGGCCTGCTATAAGGGACCCTGCCCAGATGATCTTGCAGATAGTTTGTCAATGA
- the nucS gene encoding endonuclease NucS, whose translation MKKIVVRENPTVEDVKELLEFAEKHNGMVTIFARCRVYYEGRAKSELGEGDRIIIIKPDGSFLIHQNKKREPVNWQPPGSVVKIEGNKVVSIRRKPREKLEVELIESYAITVFLAEDYEELSLTGSEAEMAKLIFEKPEVIEEGFKPMFKEKPIKHGIVDILGVDREGNVVVLELKRRRADLHAVSQLKRYVDSLKEEYGDKVRGILVAPSLTEGARKLLEKEGLEFRKLEPPKRESRKKSKQKTLDFF comes from the coding sequence GTGAAAAAGATAGTAGTTAGAGAAAACCCCACGGTAGAAGATGTGAAGGAATTACTAGAATTTGCCGAGAAGCACAATGGGATGGTTACAATATTCGCCAGATGCAGGGTCTATTACGAGGGGAGGGCAAAAAGCGAGCTTGGAGAGGGAGATAGGATTATAATTATAAAGCCGGACGGAAGCTTCCTGATACACCAGAACAAGAAGAGAGAACCAGTCAACTGGCAACCTCCAGGAAGCGTGGTGAAGATTGAAGGGAATAAAGTCGTCAGCATAAGGAGGAAGCCCAGGGAGAAGTTAGAGGTTGAGCTGATAGAGAGCTATGCGATAACAGTTTTTCTAGCTGAAGATTATGAGGAGCTCTCGCTAACGGGAAGCGAGGCAGAGATGGCCAAGCTAATATTCGAAAAACCCGAAGTAATAGAGGAAGGGTTCAAGCCAATGTTCAAGGAGAAGCCAATAAAGCATGGGATAGTTGACATCCTGGGGGTAGACAGGGAGGGGAACGTGGTGGTCTTAGAACTCAAGAGGAGAAGGGCAGATCTACACGCGGTAAGTCAGTTGAAGAGGTACGTTGACTCCCTTAAGGAGGAGTACGGAGACAAGGTAAGGGGAATACTCGTCGCGCCCTCCCTAACGGAGGGGGCAAGAAAACTCCTTGAAAAGGAGGGACTAGAGTTTAGGAAGCTCGAGCCCCCAAAGAGGGAAAGCAGAAAGAAGTCAAAGCAGAAGACACTCGATTTCTTTTAG
- a CDS encoding DUF473 domain-containing protein, whose amino-acid sequence MELPLLSGITRRALDALLRNPFRTLEIRSARNYIVLERVREGDLVFLTYESLEDVTRGTEGIVARVVKIERMFQRVPWEESDEREVSVCRVQLRLVGLGRIIEVEEKDGMVFVKVREMMHHEMSMG is encoded by the coding sequence ATGGAGCTTCCCCTTCTCTCCGGAATAACGAGGAGGGCTTTGGATGCCCTCTTAAGGAATCCCTTTCGGACGTTGGAAATAAGGAGTGCCAGAAACTATATCGTGCTGGAGAGGGTAAGAGAGGGTGATCTGGTATTCCTCACCTACGAATCGCTTGAGGACGTAACTAGAGGAACGGAGGGAATAGTTGCGAGAGTCGTTAAGATTGAGAGGATGTTCCAGAGGGTTCCCTGGGAGGAGAGCGATGAGAGGGAAGTGAGCGTTTGCAGGGTCCAGCTGAGGCTTGTTGGTCTTGGGAGGATAATTGAGGTCGAGGAGAAAGATGGGATGGTGTTCGTTAAGGTCAGGGAGATGATGCACCACGAGATGAGCATGGGCTAA
- a CDS encoding proteasome assembly chaperone family protein, translating to MAENKPVELILPKVEGAVLIEGYPGIGLVGHIAANFLAKELEMEMIGYVESSFIPPMTLILEGKPNPPLRFYGKDNIIIAVADIYLPPTLINEIAREMANYLKSVNASKVVSLGGMGIGMFKEKFEVWGVGGTEEENKELENLGVKILKFGSISGMSGKLLWEASRAGLKSYVLLGETFGDRPDPRAAANVVEVLKKMLNIEVSIEPLIKEAEMIEEQLRRMHEQMEEARKKVEKQYETMYL from the coding sequence ATGGCAGAGAATAAACCCGTTGAACTTATTCTTCCCAAGGTTGAGGGGGCGGTGCTAATAGAGGGATACCCAGGAATTGGGCTCGTCGGCCACATAGCTGCCAATTTCCTAGCCAAAGAGCTTGAGATGGAGATGATAGGCTACGTTGAGAGCTCCTTCATTCCACCGATGACTTTAATTCTTGAGGGCAAGCCAAATCCTCCCCTGAGGTTCTACGGCAAGGATAACATAATCATAGCGGTTGCGGACATTTACCTCCCCCCGACTCTGATAAACGAGATAGCAAGGGAGATGGCCAACTACCTTAAGTCCGTAAACGCAAGCAAGGTAGTATCCCTGGGAGGAATGGGCATAGGAATGTTCAAGGAGAAGTTTGAGGTCTGGGGCGTGGGTGGCACCGAAGAGGAGAACAAGGAGCTTGAAAACCTTGGAGTTAAAATTCTGAAGTTCGGCTCGATAAGTGGGATGAGCGGTAAGCTGCTTTGGGAGGCTTCGAGGGCTGGGCTGAAGAGCTACGTTCTCCTGGGAGAGACCTTTGGAGACAGACCCGATCCAAGGGCTGCAGCTAACGTCGTTGAAGTCCTGAAGAAGATGCTCAACATAGAGGTTTCAATTGAACCGCTAATCAAGGAGGCGGAGATGATCGAAGAGCAACTGAGAAGGATGCATGAGCAGATGGAGGAGGCAAGGAAGAAGGTTGAGAAGCAGTATGAAACGATGTACCTGTGA
- a CDS encoding AAA family ATPase: protein MLFDPRPKEKREELFDREKELSELMHSLVNYPITVLLGIRRTGKSSIIRVSLNESDVVGIYIDVRRAMRGGRISDEKLKTQLLGTIRRVKIKEISLPGIKLEPISIDLPDIFDVLNSYGKKRKRVVVLAFDEAQYFRFYGARGGEDFLLAVAYSYDSHEWLRFLFSGSEVGLLHDFLGFEDSKAPLFGRIYNEITLEPFPRDLSVEFLKEGFREVKIDVPEEHLEEAVENLDGIPGWLVEYGYHYVHTKDHRKALERTFRSAQSLIRSELAELEKRSERYLGILKAISLGMNRWSKIKEYVEVKYGPITNARLSALLKNLEKMSWIKAELQNGKKTYKIVDPVVEKVIRGF, encoded by the coding sequence TTGTTGTTCGATCCGAGGCCCAAAGAGAAAAGGGAAGAACTGTTTGACAGAGAAAAAGAGCTCTCCGAGCTCATGCACTCACTAGTTAACTATCCCATAACGGTATTACTCGGAATAAGGAGGACAGGGAAGTCTTCAATAATCAGGGTTTCGCTGAACGAGAGTGATGTAGTAGGGATCTACATCGACGTAAGAAGGGCCATGAGGGGAGGTAGAATTTCAGATGAGAAACTCAAAACTCAACTCCTGGGCACTATCAGGAGGGTAAAAATAAAGGAGATAAGCCTTCCTGGAATTAAGCTTGAGCCAATATCAATTGATTTACCCGATATCTTTGATGTATTAAACTCATACGGGAAGAAAAGGAAGAGAGTAGTTGTTTTAGCCTTCGATGAGGCCCAATACTTCAGATTTTATGGGGCGAGGGGTGGCGAGGACTTTCTACTAGCCGTTGCGTATTCCTATGACAGTCATGAGTGGCTTAGGTTCCTCTTTTCAGGATCCGAGGTGGGTTTGTTGCATGACTTCCTAGGATTTGAAGACTCTAAGGCTCCTCTCTTTGGAAGGATATACAACGAGATAACACTAGAGCCCTTCCCCAGGGATCTTTCAGTTGAATTCTTGAAGGAGGGCTTTAGGGAAGTAAAAATCGATGTTCCAGAGGAGCATCTTGAAGAAGCCGTCGAGAACTTAGACGGGATCCCAGGATGGCTGGTCGAATACGGCTACCATTACGTGCACACTAAAGACCATAGAAAAGCGTTGGAGAGAACCTTTCGGAGTGCTCAATCCCTAATAAGATCGGAGCTAGCAGAGCTGGAGAAAAGGAGTGAGAGGTACTTAGGGATACTAAAGGCAATATCTTTGGGCATGAACAGGTGGTCAAAGATAAAGGAGTACGTTGAAGTTAAATATGGCCCCATAACAAACGCCAGGCTTTCGGCCTTACTTAAGAACCTTGAGAAGATGAGCTGGATAAAAGCAGAACTCCAGAACGGGAAGAAAACTTACAAGATAGTAGATCCCGTTGTTGAGAAAGTAATTAGGGGGTTTTGA
- a CDS encoding AbrB/MazE/SpoVT family DNA-binding domain-containing protein, with the protein MVTVKVSSKGQIVISKVIREKFGIREGDELEILDFGNEIVIVPIKRDIDLKGILKLEKPLKEIMEEVRKEEEELEAKNGESSA; encoded by the coding sequence ATGGTGACTGTTAAAGTTTCTTCGAAGGGTCAGATAGTCATATCAAAAGTTATTCGCGAGAAGTTTGGGATTAGGGAAGGGGATGAGCTTGAGATTCTTGACTTTGGAAACGAGATAGTGATAGTCCCAATAAAAAGGGACATTGACCTCAAGGGAATATTAAAGCTTGAAAAACCTTTGAAAGAAATTATGGAGGAGGTAAGGAAGGAGGAAGAAGAACTAGAGGCCAAAAATGGAGAGAGTAGTGCTTGA
- a CDS encoding type II toxin-antitoxin system VapC family toxin yields the protein MERVVLDSYAILTYLLNEKDAKRVEELLNKARNGEVKVYMNIVNLGEIYYIIARRKDVDVADFIIANLLKSPILFTPADEHLSPIAGRIKAFHKLSHANAFTTATAIDLDATLLTGDEGFKNIKDKVKIEWL from the coding sequence ATGGAGAGAGTAGTGCTTGACAGTTACGCTATACTAACTTACCTCCTCAACGAAAAGGATGCAAAGCGCGTTGAAGAACTGCTAAATAAAGCTAGAAATGGAGAAGTAAAGGTTTACATGAACATTGTGAATCTTGGCGAGATCTACTACATCATAGCACGCAGAAAGGATGTTGACGTTGCTGACTTCATCATAGCCAACCTGCTGAAAAGCCCAATCCTATTCACCCCCGCGGATGAGCACCTCTCCCCAATTGCCGGCAGAATAAAAGCCTTCCACAAACTAAGCCATGCAAACGCCTTCACAACTGCAACAGCAATAGACCTCGATGCAACCCTTTTAACCGGGGATGAAGGATTCAAGAACATTAAAGACAAAGTCAAGATCGAGTGGCTCTAA
- a CDS encoding putative toxin-antitoxin system toxin component, PIN family, which translates to MALVTGEVENYLSRDIYEEMSRVLMEIAGGTEKELLALQILILVKRRSTIINPKPKFSNDNEFLEKLKDPDDAKFFEVAYSANAEYIISENTKHIIQMRDEKTKTYSFNGRKVKILRAREFIEELPLK; encoded by the coding sequence ATGGCTCTCGTTACGGGGGAAGTAGAGAATTACCTCAGCAGAGATATATACGAAGAGATGAGCCGAGTCCTCATGGAGATAGCTGGAGGAACAGAAAAGGAACTTCTGGCCCTCCAGATACTTATCCTGGTAAAGAGGAGAAGCACTATTATCAATCCAAAGCCCAAGTTTTCCAATGATAATGAATTCCTTGAAAAGCTGAAGGATCCAGACGATGCAAAATTTTTCGAGGTTGCGTATTCCGCCAACGCTGAGTATATTATCTCAGAAAACACAAAGCACATCATCCAGATGAGGGACGAGAAAACTAAAACGTACAGCTTTAATGGGAGAAAGGTCAAAATACTCAGAGCAAGAGAATTCATAGAGGAACTTCCATTGAAATGA
- a CDS encoding putative toxin-antitoxin system toxin component, PIN family produces MKRRIRVVLDTSILISALKSADTRRSPAWRILKALQRGDIINFASEEIIEEMQVKILSIGLRIGATRRALRILTIVLKNTIVTRPKRRFSTNPRFLEKLKDPEDAKFFDVAYTKKVDYIISEDVKHIIQMRDEKTKTYSFNGRKVKILRAREFIEELSLK; encoded by the coding sequence ATGAAACGCAGGATCCGAGTGGTTTTGGATACGTCTATTCTTATTAGTGCATTAAAGTCGGCAGACACCAGAAGATCCCCAGCATGGCGAATATTGAAGGCACTCCAGCGGGGAGACATCATAAATTTTGCGTCTGAGGAGATTATAGAAGAGATGCAGGTGAAAATTTTGAGCATAGGGCTTAGGATTGGAGCTACAAGACGCGCGCTCAGGATATTAACTATTGTCCTCAAGAACACGATAGTAACTCGACCGAAAAGGAGATTTTCCACTAATCCAAGGTTCTTGGAGAAACTCAAAGATCCTGAAGATGCTAAGTTCTTTGACGTTGCATATACAAAGAAAGTGGACTACATAATATCAGAGGATGTGAAACACATCATCCAGATGAGGGACGAGAAAACTAAAACGTACAGCTTTAATGGGAGAAAGGTCAAAATACTCAGAGCAAGAGAATTCATAGAGGAACTTTCCTTGAAGTGA
- a CDS encoding S-methyl-5'-thioadenosine phosphorylase, with protein sequence MPKIGIIGGSGVYGVFEPKETVKVHTPYGRPSAPVEIGEIEGVEVAFIPRHGKYHEFPPHEVPYRANIWALKELGVERVIGINAVGSLKEEYKPGDIVIIDQFIDFTKKREYTFYNGPRVAHISMADPFCPELRRIFIETAKELGLPVHEKGTYICIEGPRFSTRAESRMFRQFADVIGMTLVPEVNLARELGMCYVNISTVTDYDVWAEKPVDAQEVLRVMKENEEKVQRLLRKAIPKIPEERKCGCADVLKTAFV encoded by the coding sequence ATGCCCAAGATAGGAATAATAGGCGGTTCTGGTGTTTATGGGGTCTTCGAGCCCAAGGAAACCGTGAAGGTGCACACCCCATATGGAAGGCCTTCAGCTCCAGTGGAAATAGGGGAGATAGAAGGCGTTGAAGTGGCATTCATCCCAAGGCACGGGAAGTACCACGAGTTTCCTCCACATGAAGTTCCCTACCGGGCAAACATATGGGCCCTTAAGGAGCTCGGAGTTGAAAGAGTAATAGGAATAAACGCAGTCGGCTCCCTTAAGGAGGAGTACAAGCCTGGGGATATCGTGATAATTGACCAGTTCATAGACTTCACGAAGAAGAGGGAATACACCTTCTATAACGGGCCAAGAGTGGCTCATATAAGTATGGCCGACCCCTTCTGCCCAGAGCTCAGGCGGATATTCATAGAGACGGCAAAGGAGCTAGGCCTACCAGTACACGAAAAGGGAACGTACATATGCATTGAAGGACCAAGGTTCTCAACGAGGGCAGAATCGAGGATGTTCAGGCAGTTTGCAGACGTCATAGGGATGACCCTCGTTCCAGAAGTGAACCTCGCGAGAGAGTTAGGAATGTGCTACGTTAACATTTCAACCGTCACCGACTACGACGTCTGGGCTGAGAAGCCAGTGGATGCCCAGGAAGTTCTTAGAGTTATGAAAGAGAATGAGGAAAAGGTGCAAAGGCTCCTCAGGAAAGCGATTCCAAAGATACCTGAAGAGAGGAAATGTGGATGTGCTGACGTCCTAAAGACGGCCTTTGTCTAA
- a CDS encoding ORC1-type DNA replication protein, with amino-acid sequence MDKGEQLHLDKLFEKLLKARKIFKNKEVLRHSYTPKDLPHRHEQIETLAQILVPVLRGETPSNIFVYGKTGTGKTVTVKFVTEELKKISKKYNIPVDVIYINCEITDTHYRVLANIVNHFKHETGIEVPLVGWPTDEVYAKLKQVIDMKERFVIIVLDEIDKLVKKSGDEVLYSLTRINTELKRAKVSVIGISNDLKFKEYLDPRVLSSLSEEEVVFPPYDANQLRDILMQRAEEAFYPGVLDEGVIPLCAALAAREHGDARKALDLLRVAGEIAEREGADKVTENHVWKAQEKIEQDMMEEVIKTLPLQSKVLLYAIVLLDENGDLPANTGEVYSVYRDLCEYIDLEPLTQRRISDLINELDMLGIINAKVVSKGRYGRTKEIRLNVTPYKIRNVFRYDYTIQPLLAISLKSEQRRLI; translated from the coding sequence ATGGACAAAGGTGAGCAGCTACACTTGGATAAGCTCTTTGAAAAGTTGCTCAAGGCTAGAAAGATCTTCAAGAACAAGGAAGTGCTCAGGCATAGCTACACCCCTAAGGATCTACCCCACAGGCACGAGCAGATAGAGACTCTTGCTCAAATCTTGGTTCCAGTTCTGAGGGGCGAAACTCCCTCGAACATCTTCGTGTATGGAAAGACTGGGACCGGAAAGACTGTAACTGTAAAGTTCGTCACTGAGGAGTTGAAGAAGATATCCAAGAAGTATAACATCCCCGTTGATGTTATCTACATCAACTGTGAAATCACCGATACCCACTACAGAGTTCTTGCGAACATCGTTAACCACTTCAAGCATGAAACGGGGATAGAGGTGCCTTTGGTTGGGTGGCCTACGGATGAAGTCTACGCGAAGCTCAAGCAGGTAATAGATATGAAGGAGAGGTTCGTGATAATAGTACTTGACGAGATAGACAAGCTCGTGAAGAAGAGTGGGGACGAAGTTCTCTACTCCCTCACGAGGATAAATACCGAGCTTAAGAGGGCCAAGGTCAGCGTTATAGGGATATCCAACGACCTGAAGTTCAAGGAGTACCTTGACCCAAGGGTTCTCTCGAGCTTAAGTGAGGAGGAGGTTGTCTTTCCGCCGTACGATGCCAACCAGCTTAGGGATATCCTCATGCAGAGGGCTGAAGAGGCCTTTTATCCTGGGGTTCTAGATGAGGGTGTAATTCCCCTATGTGCAGCTTTAGCCGCGAGAGAGCATGGGGACGCTAGAAAGGCCCTTGACCTGTTGAGGGTGGCTGGGGAGATCGCCGAGAGGGAAGGTGCAGACAAGGTAACTGAAAACCACGTATGGAAGGCCCAGGAGAAGATAGAGCAGGACATGATGGAGGAAGTAATAAAAACCCTGCCTCTCCAGTCCAAGGTTCTCCTGTACGCAATAGTCCTTCTGGATGAGAATGGGGATTTGCCAGCGAATACGGGTGAGGTTTATTCCGTTTACAGGGATCTGTGTGAGTATATAGACCTCGAACCCCTTACCCAGAGGAGGATAAGTGATCTCATAAACGAGCTTGACATGCTCGGCATAATTAACGCGAAGGTCGTCAGTAAGGGGAGGTATGGTAGGACAAAAGAAATAAGGCTCAACGTTACCCCATATAAGATAAGGAATGTGTTCAGGTACGACTACACGATACAGCCCCTCTTGGCCATTTCTCTTAAAAGCGAGCAGCGGAGGCTGATTTGA